A region of uncultured Desulfobacter sp. DNA encodes the following proteins:
- a CDS encoding 4-oxalocrotonate tautomerase family protein, which translates to MPYVNIKITDENVTKEQKVKLIQGVTRLLMDVLGKNPATTVVVIDEVNTDNWGIGGECVTELRKK; encoded by the coding sequence ATGCCTTACGTGAACATTAAGATTACAGATGAAAATGTTACTAAAGAACAAAAGGTGAAACTGATTCAGGGGGTAACACGCCTTCTGATGGATGTGTTGGGTAAGAATCCAGCGACAACCGTCGTTGTTATTGATGAAGTGAATACAGATAATTGGGGGATCGGAGGAGAGTGCGTAACAGAACTAAGGAAAAAATGA